Proteins co-encoded in one Sebastes fasciatus isolate fSebFas1 chromosome 11, fSebFas1.pri, whole genome shotgun sequence genomic window:
- the tnk2b gene encoding tyrosine kinase, non-receptor, 2b isoform X5, producing the protein MQCEEGTEWLLELLMEVQLQQYLLRIRDDLNVTRLSHFDYVKNEDLEKIGMGRPGQRRLWEAVKRRKAMCKRKSWMSKVFSGKRPDGGDFPQQGQPASSFRKLSPTPPLGLAEGVLTTQPGGGAPLDVQQQALTCLIPEKDLTLFEKLGDGSFGVVKRGEWLTPAGKVLNVAVKCLKTDVLNQPDALEDFICEVNAMHSLDHQNLIRLYGVVLTHPMKMVTELAPLGSMLERLRCVRPQGPVLIHTLCQYAVQVACGMAYLEQRRFIHRDLAARNILLASAHRVKIGDFGLMRALPNNDEHYVMQEHRKVPFAWCAPESLKTRTFSHATDTWMFGVTLWEMFTHGQEPWLGLNGSQILHKIDKEGERLPKPEDCPQDIYHVVLQCWAQKPDDRPTFVALREFLLETMPTDMCALQDFDEPDKLQIQLNDVITITEGRAENYWWRGQNKRTLKVGPFPRNVVTSVAGLSAHDISRPLKNSFIHTGHGDINPVRCWGFPDRIDDLYLGNPMDPPDVLGVDLSGARLGQLPGRARKEPPPRPPQPAVLIKSKSGFSQQLLTHCSCPLCSLLAPLLKEPCYDPVNDDEDLTPAGLKRLSLRKTGSIKGLKLKPAAWVSASKQGVGRTPGSGHNPNSEVSLIDFGEEFPPPTPSPSPVVEIQIPSLAKLALEGDNILDQTPPQSPSRSLPRPLHPTPVVDWDARPLPPPPAYDAVAQDEDDMEVSSINSLEQQHEEEQSEVHNPDEGLFSGQKVEGEALVSRVTDRSGLEDNLFLPSKQSQVLSSSFSQSAEIFQELQQECMRRLNVPTGSAVRSSSPSSCPQTQEGHQQSVLSSNEDKPQIPPRVPIPPRPIKRGDYTSARWSRDLSLSPTPADTTEDVSGPERPPQIPPRDPLSQPGSRTPSPMGLVVGSPQQRVYSVSPTTMPAPLTSCPSAHTYGSYLSTSPGKLMPTTHSFASDPKYAAPKVIQAQAQGKDSVSKGPCILPIVRDGRKVSNTHYYLLPERPPYLDRYDRFFKEAESLPAGGVEERHLRQANTATVRPMVVSNQTLQGHAQGQGLVQPGELKANFSSNNNSSLGGPRSAMKTSVSLPRVCSDGLTAAVVTASCIRTDGGGNSADRVKMVQEAVHGVTIEECQAALQNHNWNIQKSVHYLKVEQLFCLGLRSRPECLKLLEMCDWNLEVASTHMLDNYGSTTRQRR; encoded by the exons ATGCAGTGTGAGGAAGGCACAGAAtggctgctggagctgctgatgGAGGTGCAGCTGCAGCAGTACTTGCTGCGGATCCGAGACGACCTCAACGTCACGCGGCTGTCACACTTCGACTACGTCAAGAACGAAGACCTGGAGAAGATCGGCATGGGTCGACCTG GACAGAGACGTCTGTGGGAGGCTGTGAAAAGGAGGAAAGCCATGTGCAAGCGCAAGTCCTGGATGAGCAAG GTGTTTAGCGGTAAGCGCCCAGACGGAGGAGACTTCCCCCAGCAGGGCCAGCCGGCCTCCTCCTTTCGTAAGCTGTCTCCCACACCTCCGCTGGGCCTGGCGGAGGGAGTCCTGACCACGCAGCCCGGTGGTGGTGCCCCTCTAGACGTGCAGCAGCAGGCTCTGACCTGCCTCATCCCAGAGAAGGACCTGACGCTGTTTGAGAAGCTGGGGGACGGCTCCTTCGGTGTAGTGAAGAGAGGGGAGTGGTTGACGCCTGCAGGGAAGGTG CTGAACGTAGCTGTGAAGTGTCTGAAGACAGATGTGCTCAACCAGCCCGATGCTCTGGAGGATTTCATCTGTGAGGTCAACGCCATGCACTCCCTGGACCACCAGAACCTCATTCGCCTCTACGGTGTGGTGCTCACACACCCAATGAAGATG GTGACCGAGCTGGCTCCTCTGGGCTCTATGCTGGAGCGTTTGCGATGTGTTCGTCCACAGGGCCCGGTGTTGATCCACACGCTGTGTCAGTACGCCGTACAGGTGGCCTGTGGCATGGCCTATCTGGAGCAGAGGAGGTTCATCCACCGGGACTTGGCAGCCAG GAACATCCTGCTGGCCTCGGCTCACAGAGTGAAGATCGGTGACTTTGGCCTGATGAGGGCTCTGCCCAACAACGATGAGCACTACGTCATGCAGGAGCATCGAAAGGTCCCCTTTGCATG GTGCGCCCCAGAGAGTCTGAAGACCAGGACGTTCTCCCATGCTACAGACACGTGGATGTTTGGAGTCACTCTCTGGGAGATGTTCACACACGGCCAGGAGCCTTGGCTGGGCCTCAATGGGAGCCAG atCCTGCACAAGATTGATAAAGAAGGTGAACGCCTCCCTAAGCCGGAAGACTGTCCGCAGGATATCTATCATGTGGTGCTGCAGTGTTGGGCTCAGAAACCAGATGACAGACCCACCTTTGTCGCCCTGCGTGAGTTCCTGCTTGAG acCATGCCCACAGACATGTGTGCTCTGCAGGACTTTGACGAGCCAGACAAACTCCAGATCCAGCTCAATGATGTCATCACCATCACAGAGGGGAG GGCAGAGAACTACTGGTGGCGAGGCCAAAACAAGCGGACCCTTAAGGTCGGACCGTTCCCCAGAAACGTGGTGACATCAGTAGCGGGTTTGTCAGCTCATGACATCAGCCGGCCGCTCAAGAACAGCTTCATCCACACGGGACACGGAGACATCAACCCTGTTCGCTGCTGGGGCTTCCCCGACAGGATTGACGA TTTGTACCTCGGTAATCCCATGGATCCTCCCGATGTCCTTGGTGTTGACCTCAGTGGTGCTCGGCTCGGGCAGCTACCGGGACGAGCTAGAA AGGAGCCTCCTCCCCGCCCTCCTCAACCAGCAGTGTTAATCAAGAGTAAGTCTGGTTTCTCTCAGCAGCTCCTCACCCATTGCTCCTGCCCTCTCTGTTCCCTCCTAGCTCCACTCCTCAAAG AGCCTTGCTATGATCCAGTTAACGATGATGAGGATCTGACTCCGGCGGGACTGAAGAGATTATCGCTTCGGAAAACGGGTTCTATCAAAGGCTTAAAACTGAAACCTGCTGCGTGGGTCTCTGCTTCCAAACAGGGGGTCGGTCGGACTCCAGGCTCAGGCCACAACCCCAACAGCGAAGTGTCCCTCATTGACTTTGGGGAGGAGTTCCCCCCGCCCACACCGTCCCCCTCCCCTGTGGTTGAAATTCAGATTCCTTCACTGGCAAAGCTAGCTTTGGAGGGAGATAACATCCTGGACCAGACTCCGCCTCAAAGTCCGTCTAGATCGTTGCCCCGCCCCCTTCACCCTACACCTGTAGTGGACTGGGATGCCCGGCCATTACCCCCGCCCCCGGCCTATGACGCTGTAGCCCAAGACGAAGACGATATGGAG GTGAGCTCCATCAACAGTTTGGAGcagcagcatgaggaggagcagagtgaAGTCCATAACCCAGATGAGGGTCTCTTCTCTGGACAGAAGGTGGAGGGTGAGGCTCTTGTCTCCAGGGTTACAGACAGATCAGGTCTGGAGGACAACCTGTTTCTCCCCAGCAAGCAGAGCCAGGttctgtcctcctccttctcccagtCAGCAGAGATCTTCCAAGAACTCCAGCAGGAGTGCATGAGGAGGCTAAACGTACCGACTGGGAGTGCTGTGCGGTCAAGCTCACCGTCCTCGTGTCCACAGACCCAGGAGGGACACCAGCAGAGTGTCCTCTCCTCCAATGAGGACAAACCCCAGATTCCCCCACGTGTCCCCATACCCCCTCGCCCCATAAAGAGGGGCGACTACACATCCGCTCGCTGGTCAAGGGATCTCTCCCTGTCACCGACGCCAGCCGACACCACAGAGGACGTTTCGGGCCCAGAGCGACCACCTCAAATCCCTCCCAGGGACCCTTTGTCCCAACCGGGCTCCAGGACTCCCAGCCCCATGGGCCTGGTGGTTGGCTCCCCCCAACAGAGAGTCTACTCTGTCAGCCCCACCACCATGCCGGCTCCCCTTACCTCCTGTCCCTCCGCACACACCTACGGCTcctacctctccacctctccaggTAAACTCATGCCTACCACGCACAGCTTCGCCTCAGATCCTAAATATGCTGCACCCAAAGTGATCCAGGCCCAGGCGCAGGGGAAAGACTCAGTCAGCAAGGGCCCCTGTATCCTCCCTATCGTCCGCGATGGACGTAAAGTCAGTAACACCCACTATTACCTTCTACCAGAGAGGCCCCCGTACCTCGACCGCTACGACCGCTTCTTCAAGGAGGCGGAGAGCCTGCCTGCCGGCGGCGTGGAGGAAAGACACTTACGGCAAGCTAACACCGCCACGGTCAGACCCATGGTGGTCAGCAACCAGACTCTCCAAGGACACGCCCAGGGACAGGGGCTTGTCCAGCCAGGCGAGCTGAAGGCTAATTTCTCCTCCAACAATAACAGCAGTCTGGGTGGGCCACGGTCAGCGATGAAGACATCAGTTAGTCTCCCTCGCGTCTGTTCAGACGGGCTGACAGCAGCGGTGGTCACCGCTTCCTGCATCAGGACAGACGGAGGAGGGAACTCAGCTGACAGGGTCAAAATG GTGCAGGAGGCAGTTCACGGTGTCACGATAGAGGAGTGCCAAGCCGCTCTCCAGAACCACAACTGGAACATCCAGAAATCTGTGCATTATCTAAAG GTGGAGCAGTTGTTCTGTTTGGGTCTGAGGAGCAGGCCGGAGTGTCTAAAGCTGCTGGAGATGTGTGACTGGAACCTGGAGGTGGCCAGCACTCATATGTTGGACAACTATGGATCCACAACAAGACAGAG
- the tnk2b gene encoding tyrosine kinase, non-receptor, 2b isoform X1 yields MGETADYQRLQDTSESDYQRLPSDDEEKLGSSMQCEEGTEWLLELLMEVQLQQYLLRIRDDLNVTRLSHFDYVKNEDLEKIGMGRPGQRRLWEAVKRRKAMCKRKSWMSKVFSGKRPDGGDFPQQGQPASSFRKLSPTPPLGLAEGVLTTQPGGGAPLDVQQQALTCLIPEKDLTLFEKLGDGSFGVVKRGEWLTPAGKVLNVAVKCLKTDVLNQPDALEDFICEVNAMHSLDHQNLIRLYGVVLTHPMKMVTELAPLGSMLERLRCVRPQGPVLIHTLCQYAVQVACGMAYLEQRRFIHRDLAARNILLASAHRVKIGDFGLMRALPNNDEHYVMQEHRKVPFAWCAPESLKTRTFSHATDTWMFGVTLWEMFTHGQEPWLGLNGSQILHKIDKEGERLPKPEDCPQDIYHVVLQCWAQKPDDRPTFVALREFLLETMPTDMCALQDFDEPDKLQIQLNDVITITEGRAENYWWRGQNKRTLKVGPFPRNVVTSVAGLSAHDISRPLKNSFIHTGHGDINPVRCWGFPDRIDDLYLGNPMDPPDVLGVDLSGARLGQLPGRARKEPPPRPPQPAVLIKSKSGFSQQLLTHCSCPLCSLLAPLLKEPCYDPVNDDEDLTPAGLKRLSLRKTGSIKGLKLKPAAWVSASKQGVGRTPGSGHNPNSEVSLIDFGEEFPPPTPSPSPVVEIQIPSLAKLALEGDNILDQTPPQSPSRSLPRPLHPTPVVDWDARPLPPPPAYDAVAQDEDDMEVSSINSLEQQHEEEQSEVHNPDEGLFSGQKVEGEALVSRVTDRSGLEDNLFLPSKQSQVLSSSFSQSAEIFQELQQECMRRLNVPTGSAVRSSSPSSCPQTQEGHQQSVLSSNEDKPQIPPRVPIPPRPIKRGDYTSARWSRDLSLSPTPADTTEDVSGPERPPQIPPRDPLSQPGSRTPSPMGLVVGSPQQRVYSVSPTTMPAPLTSCPSAHTYGSYLSTSPGKLMPTTHSFASDPKYAAPKVIQAQAQGKDSVSKGPCILPIVRDGRKVSNTHYYLLPERPPYLDRYDRFFKEAESLPAGGVEERHLRQANTATVRPMVVSNQTLQGHAQGQGLVQPGELKANFSSNNNSSLGGPRSAMKTSVSLPRVCSDGLTAAVVTASCIRTDGGGNSADRVKMVQEAVHGVTIEECQAALQNHNWNIQKSVHYLKVEQLFCLGLRSRPECLKLLEMCDWNLEVASTHMLDNYGSTTRQRR; encoded by the exons ATGGGGGAGACGGCAGATTACCAGAGGCTGCAGGACACGTCAGAGTCTGACTACCAACGCCTGCCCAGCGATGACGAAGAG AAACTGGGCAGTAGCATGCAGTGTGAGGAAGGCACAGAAtggctgctggagctgctgatgGAGGTGCAGCTGCAGCAGTACTTGCTGCGGATCCGAGACGACCTCAACGTCACGCGGCTGTCACACTTCGACTACGTCAAGAACGAAGACCTGGAGAAGATCGGCATGGGTCGACCTG GACAGAGACGTCTGTGGGAGGCTGTGAAAAGGAGGAAAGCCATGTGCAAGCGCAAGTCCTGGATGAGCAAG GTGTTTAGCGGTAAGCGCCCAGACGGAGGAGACTTCCCCCAGCAGGGCCAGCCGGCCTCCTCCTTTCGTAAGCTGTCTCCCACACCTCCGCTGGGCCTGGCGGAGGGAGTCCTGACCACGCAGCCCGGTGGTGGTGCCCCTCTAGACGTGCAGCAGCAGGCTCTGACCTGCCTCATCCCAGAGAAGGACCTGACGCTGTTTGAGAAGCTGGGGGACGGCTCCTTCGGTGTAGTGAAGAGAGGGGAGTGGTTGACGCCTGCAGGGAAGGTG CTGAACGTAGCTGTGAAGTGTCTGAAGACAGATGTGCTCAACCAGCCCGATGCTCTGGAGGATTTCATCTGTGAGGTCAACGCCATGCACTCCCTGGACCACCAGAACCTCATTCGCCTCTACGGTGTGGTGCTCACACACCCAATGAAGATG GTGACCGAGCTGGCTCCTCTGGGCTCTATGCTGGAGCGTTTGCGATGTGTTCGTCCACAGGGCCCGGTGTTGATCCACACGCTGTGTCAGTACGCCGTACAGGTGGCCTGTGGCATGGCCTATCTGGAGCAGAGGAGGTTCATCCACCGGGACTTGGCAGCCAG GAACATCCTGCTGGCCTCGGCTCACAGAGTGAAGATCGGTGACTTTGGCCTGATGAGGGCTCTGCCCAACAACGATGAGCACTACGTCATGCAGGAGCATCGAAAGGTCCCCTTTGCATG GTGCGCCCCAGAGAGTCTGAAGACCAGGACGTTCTCCCATGCTACAGACACGTGGATGTTTGGAGTCACTCTCTGGGAGATGTTCACACACGGCCAGGAGCCTTGGCTGGGCCTCAATGGGAGCCAG atCCTGCACAAGATTGATAAAGAAGGTGAACGCCTCCCTAAGCCGGAAGACTGTCCGCAGGATATCTATCATGTGGTGCTGCAGTGTTGGGCTCAGAAACCAGATGACAGACCCACCTTTGTCGCCCTGCGTGAGTTCCTGCTTGAG acCATGCCCACAGACATGTGTGCTCTGCAGGACTTTGACGAGCCAGACAAACTCCAGATCCAGCTCAATGATGTCATCACCATCACAGAGGGGAG GGCAGAGAACTACTGGTGGCGAGGCCAAAACAAGCGGACCCTTAAGGTCGGACCGTTCCCCAGAAACGTGGTGACATCAGTAGCGGGTTTGTCAGCTCATGACATCAGCCGGCCGCTCAAGAACAGCTTCATCCACACGGGACACGGAGACATCAACCCTGTTCGCTGCTGGGGCTTCCCCGACAGGATTGACGA TTTGTACCTCGGTAATCCCATGGATCCTCCCGATGTCCTTGGTGTTGACCTCAGTGGTGCTCGGCTCGGGCAGCTACCGGGACGAGCTAGAA AGGAGCCTCCTCCCCGCCCTCCTCAACCAGCAGTGTTAATCAAGAGTAAGTCTGGTTTCTCTCAGCAGCTCCTCACCCATTGCTCCTGCCCTCTCTGTTCCCTCCTAGCTCCACTCCTCAAAG AGCCTTGCTATGATCCAGTTAACGATGATGAGGATCTGACTCCGGCGGGACTGAAGAGATTATCGCTTCGGAAAACGGGTTCTATCAAAGGCTTAAAACTGAAACCTGCTGCGTGGGTCTCTGCTTCCAAACAGGGGGTCGGTCGGACTCCAGGCTCAGGCCACAACCCCAACAGCGAAGTGTCCCTCATTGACTTTGGGGAGGAGTTCCCCCCGCCCACACCGTCCCCCTCCCCTGTGGTTGAAATTCAGATTCCTTCACTGGCAAAGCTAGCTTTGGAGGGAGATAACATCCTGGACCAGACTCCGCCTCAAAGTCCGTCTAGATCGTTGCCCCGCCCCCTTCACCCTACACCTGTAGTGGACTGGGATGCCCGGCCATTACCCCCGCCCCCGGCCTATGACGCTGTAGCCCAAGACGAAGACGATATGGAG GTGAGCTCCATCAACAGTTTGGAGcagcagcatgaggaggagcagagtgaAGTCCATAACCCAGATGAGGGTCTCTTCTCTGGACAGAAGGTGGAGGGTGAGGCTCTTGTCTCCAGGGTTACAGACAGATCAGGTCTGGAGGACAACCTGTTTCTCCCCAGCAAGCAGAGCCAGGttctgtcctcctccttctcccagtCAGCAGAGATCTTCCAAGAACTCCAGCAGGAGTGCATGAGGAGGCTAAACGTACCGACTGGGAGTGCTGTGCGGTCAAGCTCACCGTCCTCGTGTCCACAGACCCAGGAGGGACACCAGCAGAGTGTCCTCTCCTCCAATGAGGACAAACCCCAGATTCCCCCACGTGTCCCCATACCCCCTCGCCCCATAAAGAGGGGCGACTACACATCCGCTCGCTGGTCAAGGGATCTCTCCCTGTCACCGACGCCAGCCGACACCACAGAGGACGTTTCGGGCCCAGAGCGACCACCTCAAATCCCTCCCAGGGACCCTTTGTCCCAACCGGGCTCCAGGACTCCCAGCCCCATGGGCCTGGTGGTTGGCTCCCCCCAACAGAGAGTCTACTCTGTCAGCCCCACCACCATGCCGGCTCCCCTTACCTCCTGTCCCTCCGCACACACCTACGGCTcctacctctccacctctccaggTAAACTCATGCCTACCACGCACAGCTTCGCCTCAGATCCTAAATATGCTGCACCCAAAGTGATCCAGGCCCAGGCGCAGGGGAAAGACTCAGTCAGCAAGGGCCCCTGTATCCTCCCTATCGTCCGCGATGGACGTAAAGTCAGTAACACCCACTATTACCTTCTACCAGAGAGGCCCCCGTACCTCGACCGCTACGACCGCTTCTTCAAGGAGGCGGAGAGCCTGCCTGCCGGCGGCGTGGAGGAAAGACACTTACGGCAAGCTAACACCGCCACGGTCAGACCCATGGTGGTCAGCAACCAGACTCTCCAAGGACACGCCCAGGGACAGGGGCTTGTCCAGCCAGGCGAGCTGAAGGCTAATTTCTCCTCCAACAATAACAGCAGTCTGGGTGGGCCACGGTCAGCGATGAAGACATCAGTTAGTCTCCCTCGCGTCTGTTCAGACGGGCTGACAGCAGCGGTGGTCACCGCTTCCTGCATCAGGACAGACGGAGGAGGGAACTCAGCTGACAGGGTCAAAATG GTGCAGGAGGCAGTTCACGGTGTCACGATAGAGGAGTGCCAAGCCGCTCTCCAGAACCACAACTGGAACATCCAGAAATCTGTGCATTATCTAAAG GTGGAGCAGTTGTTCTGTTTGGGTCTGAGGAGCAGGCCGGAGTGTCTAAAGCTGCTGGAGATGTGTGACTGGAACCTGGAGGTGGCCAGCACTCATATGTTGGACAACTATGGATCCACAACAAGACAGAG
- the tnk2b gene encoding tyrosine kinase, non-receptor, 2b isoform X4, translated as MGETADYQRLQDTSESDYQRLPSDDEEKLGSSMQCEEGTEWLLELLMEVQLQQYLLRIRDDLNVTRLSHFDYVKNEDLEKIGMGRPGQRRLWEAVKRRKAMCKRKSWMSKVFSGKRPDGGDFPQQGQPASSFRKLSPTPPLGLAEGVLTTQPGGGAPLDVQQQALTCLIPEKDLTLFEKLGDGSFGVVKRGEWLTPAGKVLNVAVKCLKTDVLNQPDALEDFICEVNAMHSLDHQNLIRLYGVVLTHPMKMVTELAPLGSMLERLRCVRPQGPVLIHTLCQYAVQVACGMAYLEQRRFIHRDLAARNILLASAHRVKIGDFGLMRALPNNDEHYVMQEHRKVPFAWCAPESLKTRTFSHATDTWMFGVTLWEMFTHGQEPWLGLNGSQILHKIDKEGERLPKPEDCPQDIYHVVLQCWAQKPDDRPTFVALREFLLETMPTDMCALQDFDEPDKLQIQLNDVITITEGRAENYWWRGQNKRTLKVGPFPRNVVTSVAGLSAHDISRPLKNSFIHTGHGDINPVRCWGFPDRIDDLYLGNPMDPPDVLGVDLSGARLGQLPGRARKEPPPRPPQPAVLIKKPCYDPVNDDEDLTPAGLKRLSLRKTGSIKGLKLKPAAWVSASKQGVGRTPGSGHNPNSEVSLIDFGEEFPPPTPSPSPVVEIQIPSLAKLALEGDNILDQTPPQSPSRSLPRPLHPTPVVDWDARPLPPPPAYDAVAQDEDDMEVSSINSLEQQHEEEQSEVHNPDEGLFSGQKVEGEALVSRVTDRSGLEDNLFLPSKQSQVLSSSFSQSAEIFQELQQECMRRLNVPTGSAVRSSSPSSCPQTQEGHQQSVLSSNEDKPQIPPRVPIPPRPIKRGDYTSARWSRDLSLSPTPADTTEDVSGPERPPQIPPRDPLSQPGSRTPSPMGLVVGSPQQRVYSVSPTTMPAPLTSCPSAHTYGSYLSTSPGKLMPTTHSFASDPKYAAPKVIQAQAQGKDSVSKGPCILPIVRDGRKVSNTHYYLLPERPPYLDRYDRFFKEAESLPAGGVEERHLRQANTATVRPMVVSNQTLQGHAQGQGLVQPGELKANFSSNNNSSLGGPRSAMKTSVSLPRVCSDGLTAAVVTASCIRTDGGGNSADRVKMVQEAVHGVTIEECQAALQNHNWNIQKSVHYLKVEQLFCLGLRSRPECLKLLEMCDWNLEVASTHMLDNYGSTTRQRR; from the exons ATGGGGGAGACGGCAGATTACCAGAGGCTGCAGGACACGTCAGAGTCTGACTACCAACGCCTGCCCAGCGATGACGAAGAG AAACTGGGCAGTAGCATGCAGTGTGAGGAAGGCACAGAAtggctgctggagctgctgatgGAGGTGCAGCTGCAGCAGTACTTGCTGCGGATCCGAGACGACCTCAACGTCACGCGGCTGTCACACTTCGACTACGTCAAGAACGAAGACCTGGAGAAGATCGGCATGGGTCGACCTG GACAGAGACGTCTGTGGGAGGCTGTGAAAAGGAGGAAAGCCATGTGCAAGCGCAAGTCCTGGATGAGCAAG GTGTTTAGCGGTAAGCGCCCAGACGGAGGAGACTTCCCCCAGCAGGGCCAGCCGGCCTCCTCCTTTCGTAAGCTGTCTCCCACACCTCCGCTGGGCCTGGCGGAGGGAGTCCTGACCACGCAGCCCGGTGGTGGTGCCCCTCTAGACGTGCAGCAGCAGGCTCTGACCTGCCTCATCCCAGAGAAGGACCTGACGCTGTTTGAGAAGCTGGGGGACGGCTCCTTCGGTGTAGTGAAGAGAGGGGAGTGGTTGACGCCTGCAGGGAAGGTG CTGAACGTAGCTGTGAAGTGTCTGAAGACAGATGTGCTCAACCAGCCCGATGCTCTGGAGGATTTCATCTGTGAGGTCAACGCCATGCACTCCCTGGACCACCAGAACCTCATTCGCCTCTACGGTGTGGTGCTCACACACCCAATGAAGATG GTGACCGAGCTGGCTCCTCTGGGCTCTATGCTGGAGCGTTTGCGATGTGTTCGTCCACAGGGCCCGGTGTTGATCCACACGCTGTGTCAGTACGCCGTACAGGTGGCCTGTGGCATGGCCTATCTGGAGCAGAGGAGGTTCATCCACCGGGACTTGGCAGCCAG GAACATCCTGCTGGCCTCGGCTCACAGAGTGAAGATCGGTGACTTTGGCCTGATGAGGGCTCTGCCCAACAACGATGAGCACTACGTCATGCAGGAGCATCGAAAGGTCCCCTTTGCATG GTGCGCCCCAGAGAGTCTGAAGACCAGGACGTTCTCCCATGCTACAGACACGTGGATGTTTGGAGTCACTCTCTGGGAGATGTTCACACACGGCCAGGAGCCTTGGCTGGGCCTCAATGGGAGCCAG atCCTGCACAAGATTGATAAAGAAGGTGAACGCCTCCCTAAGCCGGAAGACTGTCCGCAGGATATCTATCATGTGGTGCTGCAGTGTTGGGCTCAGAAACCAGATGACAGACCCACCTTTGTCGCCCTGCGTGAGTTCCTGCTTGAG acCATGCCCACAGACATGTGTGCTCTGCAGGACTTTGACGAGCCAGACAAACTCCAGATCCAGCTCAATGATGTCATCACCATCACAGAGGGGAG GGCAGAGAACTACTGGTGGCGAGGCCAAAACAAGCGGACCCTTAAGGTCGGACCGTTCCCCAGAAACGTGGTGACATCAGTAGCGGGTTTGTCAGCTCATGACATCAGCCGGCCGCTCAAGAACAGCTTCATCCACACGGGACACGGAGACATCAACCCTGTTCGCTGCTGGGGCTTCCCCGACAGGATTGACGA TTTGTACCTCGGTAATCCCATGGATCCTCCCGATGTCCTTGGTGTTGACCTCAGTGGTGCTCGGCTCGGGCAGCTACCGGGACGAGCTAGAA AGGAGCCTCCTCCCCGCCCTCCTCAACCAGCAGTGTTAATCAAGA AGCCTTGCTATGATCCAGTTAACGATGATGAGGATCTGACTCCGGCGGGACTGAAGAGATTATCGCTTCGGAAAACGGGTTCTATCAAAGGCTTAAAACTGAAACCTGCTGCGTGGGTCTCTGCTTCCAAACAGGGGGTCGGTCGGACTCCAGGCTCAGGCCACAACCCCAACAGCGAAGTGTCCCTCATTGACTTTGGGGAGGAGTTCCCCCCGCCCACACCGTCCCCCTCCCCTGTGGTTGAAATTCAGATTCCTTCACTGGCAAAGCTAGCTTTGGAGGGAGATAACATCCTGGACCAGACTCCGCCTCAAAGTCCGTCTAGATCGTTGCCCCGCCCCCTTCACCCTACACCTGTAGTGGACTGGGATGCCCGGCCATTACCCCCGCCCCCGGCCTATGACGCTGTAGCCCAAGACGAAGACGATATGGAG GTGAGCTCCATCAACAGTTTGGAGcagcagcatgaggaggagcagagtgaAGTCCATAACCCAGATGAGGGTCTCTTCTCTGGACAGAAGGTGGAGGGTGAGGCTCTTGTCTCCAGGGTTACAGACAGATCAGGTCTGGAGGACAACCTGTTTCTCCCCAGCAAGCAGAGCCAGGttctgtcctcctccttctcccagtCAGCAGAGATCTTCCAAGAACTCCAGCAGGAGTGCATGAGGAGGCTAAACGTACCGACTGGGAGTGCTGTGCGGTCAAGCTCACCGTCCTCGTGTCCACAGACCCAGGAGGGACACCAGCAGAGTGTCCTCTCCTCCAATGAGGACAAACCCCAGATTCCCCCACGTGTCCCCATACCCCCTCGCCCCATAAAGAGGGGCGACTACACATCCGCTCGCTGGTCAAGGGATCTCTCCCTGTCACCGACGCCAGCCGACACCACAGAGGACGTTTCGGGCCCAGAGCGACCACCTCAAATCCCTCCCAGGGACCCTTTGTCCCAACCGGGCTCCAGGACTCCCAGCCCCATGGGCCTGGTGGTTGGCTCCCCCCAACAGAGAGTCTACTCTGTCAGCCCCACCACCATGCCGGCTCCCCTTACCTCCTGTCCCTCCGCACACACCTACGGCTcctacctctccacctctccaggTAAACTCATGCCTACCACGCACAGCTTCGCCTCAGATCCTAAATATGCTGCACCCAAAGTGATCCAGGCCCAGGCGCAGGGGAAAGACTCAGTCAGCAAGGGCCCCTGTATCCTCCCTATCGTCCGCGATGGACGTAAAGTCAGTAACACCCACTATTACCTTCTACCAGAGAGGCCCCCGTACCTCGACCGCTACGACCGCTTCTTCAAGGAGGCGGAGAGCCTGCCTGCCGGCGGCGTGGAGGAAAGACACTTACGGCAAGCTAACACCGCCACGGTCAGACCCATGGTGGTCAGCAACCAGACTCTCCAAGGACACGCCCAGGGACAGGGGCTTGTCCAGCCAGGCGAGCTGAAGGCTAATTTCTCCTCCAACAATAACAGCAGTCTGGGTGGGCCACGGTCAGCGATGAAGACATCAGTTAGTCTCCCTCGCGTCTGTTCAGACGGGCTGACAGCAGCGGTGGTCACCGCTTCCTGCATCAGGACAGACGGAGGAGGGAACTCAGCTGACAGGGTCAAAATG GTGCAGGAGGCAGTTCACGGTGTCACGATAGAGGAGTGCCAAGCCGCTCTCCAGAACCACAACTGGAACATCCAGAAATCTGTGCATTATCTAAAG GTGGAGCAGTTGTTCTGTTTGGGTCTGAGGAGCAGGCCGGAGTGTCTAAAGCTGCTGGAGATGTGTGACTGGAACCTGGAGGTGGCCAGCACTCATATGTTGGACAACTATGGATCCACAACAAGACAGAG